In the genome of Lactuca sativa cultivar Salinas chromosome 3, Lsat_Salinas_v11, whole genome shotgun sequence, the window CCTCCATTATCTTCACACACCTATTCTGTGGGGCATAAGGGCGCATGTCCCAAATCCTAAGCGTAGAATCCATCCCATTGGTCAAAAGATAAGACCCATCAGGGCTTAGCTGCATACCCGTTATCATGTTCTGGTGACCTTCAAGCGTCATTGTCACCTCATTTCTCCTCAAATCCCATATTTTCACGTCGTTGTCGATTCCACCCGTGTAGATCTTGTCTGAGGCATCAGAAAAACCAACCGCTGTGATCTGGTATTTATCTGGGAATGTCTGGATGGCGCCCCTTTGGCGGAGGTCCCACAGCTTGGCGGTGCCGTCGTCTGAGCCGCTCACAACCAGCGGAGGTCCTCTGCGCGAGGGACAGCATGAGTTCACGAAGGAGGAGTGTTCCGCCATTTTCTTGATCTGCTTCCCGGTTTCCACATCCCATGCGCGTAAGGTTTTGTCTGGACTCGCGGAGATTATCTGGGACCCGTCTGTGGTCCACTGAAGATCCAAGATGGCGTTTTTGTGACCTTTTAGAACCATGAAGTTTTTGCATTCCCCACTTACGTGCCATAGAAAGATTTCTCTGTCGTGGGACCCGGAAGCCACCACTGTTCCTGATGGATTAAACTTCATGGTGTATATGCCACTCTGGTGACCTGTCAGCAGCATGATTGGTGACAATAAACTTGATGTTCTTTGTTTACTCCCACTCCCACTATATGGAGTAATGCTTGATAAATCCATTGGGCGTGGGCCCATCACAGATAGGGCACCTTCACCTGCTTGCATTCTTCACTCCACCGCTTTAATATTCCTTTTCCTGAACACAAGTGCAAAATTGAATCGATTTGAAGCATAAATAACAACTAACCAGCTGACAGAGTGTTCTATCCTTGTTTTTCCATAAACAAGAAAAGAAACTCTCAAGTTTCAAAAGTACAATACACCCACACAAGCCATGTTTAACAATTATCAAGTTAAGGAAAAACCTAATAGTTTGCAGAAATCAAATCGTTGTAAACAACAACTTAACAGCAGACACAGTTCAAAAATTGGAATAATAGATAGAACACAAATACAAACATCTATTGCTAGGATGAATGTCATGCTAAAAAGAACAAAAGCAGGCATGTACACACGCAGATCAGTGGAAAACGGGAGAGGAAATGGAATTCCGTGGTTATTCGATTTTCTCCATCAGACTGCTAGTGAAATAAGGTTTACAAAGTGCAGTGTATATGAAACGTATCTAGGTTTTCTTACAATAAATTGGGGGATTCTATTTGGTAAGCAATGGACAAAACTACTTCACATTTCGAAAATTTGCAAGGAAAAGTTTCTAGAATTCCGAAAGTATAGGGAATCAAGTCGAACAGATTAGAAATAACATAATTTTTCCCAAGCGGCGAGATCAGGAATACTTAAGCTACAAATCGCTAGCTATGGCATCGTAACATACATATTGCTTAAGCAACGAGCTACACGAAGTAAGCATAAAGATACCTTAGAAAGAGGTGATGCCGACGAAGAATGAGAGAGATGCTGTTGGCGGCCACGACGGGAGCTAATTCGCACAGAGGACGGGATGGAGAGGGAGGGCGCGGTGGTTTACACTTTACAGAGAAAGACCATATTATTGGGCTTTAGTTAAATTTACAATAACTCAATTGGGCCTTTTAAGTTCCTACCTGTCCAAAGTTGAGCTGCACATTTAACAGGTTTCGGCTTTCTAAAAATAGCTCCagattttaattggttttggATAACTGTGTGGTATTGTTAAAGTGAAATTGAGTTTaaaatttttgatatttttgggttaaaagtatTTTGGTTTGGTTATAGTAAAAACTAGTATTGTATTCTTTGTTTTTCTTACATTAAGCATATGAATTGATTAAATTAATATAGCATATCACAACTTTAAAAAAACACTAAAATATTAAAAGAAATGAATGTTTGATGATTTATCAAGAATTGGGAAGTGTTTAGGAACTATTTTTATAAGTTGGATGTATTGTGAATAATCCATAAGAATATAGGGCcataattgtaaaaaaaaaaaaaaaaaaaaaaaaagagtagtTCAAtgtgcattataagtaaagtggAAAAAAGTTTATAGACTATTTTTATAAGATGGATGGTTTTTGAATAACTCATAAAAACATAAGAGTCATAACtgtaaaataaattatatattatgCATTGTAAGTAGTACTTTTAGGAGTTTAgggattatttttataaaaaaaattatatattatgCATTGTAAGCAGTACTTTTAGGAGTTTAGGGGTTATTTTTATTAGCTGgataaattttaaataatttataaaaatataagggCTATAGCTGAAAAATATAAACGTTTGCACATTtggcggtataattttaaaacCTATTATTAACTATAATTTTAACCTACCTGATATTAAAAAAATCGGATCAACTTTTTTTtgccaatttaaaaaaaaaacggttatatatatatatatatatatatatatatatatatatatatatatatatatatatatatatatatatatatatatatatatatatatatatatatatatattcttcaacGATTATTTTGTTTTAGGATCAAAGAATAAGTAATGTAGCAAAAAATATCATTTGCAACTAaatatatccctattctaataaaagaataggtttAATCTCCTATTGACAAATGTCATACAATTAAAACAcatcattaatgttatatatcccttatcatgtcacttgtcaacctattaattatttatttcaaatttcaaattttaaattttttcactCTAAGTATATTAAACTAATAATTGAttcttttatttaaatttcaaaatttaaaattttcccactttaattatattaaattaataacattagattgaaaaataaaataaaattaatacatattataagatgatataactttatgtatttatttaaatcaacgattataattttatatagctaaaaaaatatctcttaaataataatttatttaaaatgattaattaataattttgactttttatatgaaagtttaattaattttataaccgtggttttcacgggttataaactagtagtTATAATGTATGTGTGGTTGTTTTTGGTTAAAATATAAGCTATGTTGCTATTTTAGGTTAAATACAAAAGCTGTGGATGTTTTAGGTTAAAAATAAAACTACCTTGTTGATTTAGTTCACAAGAATCATGAATAGTTCTTTTGCAAACAATCCAAGCAATtggatttcttttttttttaacaacagTGAAATTAAAAACAGACCAAATATCGGGTGATCCCTTCATTTTCTAGAAAATAGCCTTAAAAGTCGGTAAAATGTGAATTTATGCCcttataaaaccaaaaaaaaataacaatatgGACCTTTTAAATCAAAATGTATAAGTTCGTGGGGCTACAGTGACATTTTCTTATATATAAAAAGCCAAGGGCATGTTATGCCAATTTTCAAGACTATAAGGTTGGGAATCTACATAACCATACCAAATAccatatatgtaatgtaacaaAAATTGCTACAAGTTGATAAAAAATAGGACAAAAAATAATCGCTTCATGCTCTCAACAAATTACTCAATTCAAGCCGCCAAACAATAACAAACATTCTCTTCTTGATGAAGCAATTAAACTTTCAACTCCCACATTTGTGGAGAAGTCGTGGAGCTAACCTGCAATAGAACTAATgttacattgttttttttttacttaaaggGGACACTACTTAATCCATAATGGCCAAGTatgagtgttttatttacttaatGTAAGAAAGAGCACTTATACTTAACACAAAAAGAATGACTTAATAGAGAAAGTCATGGTTTTTCCATTAAATCCTAACTTTTTATAAAATCGGACTCATTAACTTTTCAATTCCACAAATCTTCTTTAAACATTCACTATTTGTGACATTGACACCGGTCCCACCATTTTGGATGACACAAAAATTTCCAAATCTTGTCCCATTGACACGAGTCTGACTTTTGGTCCACCTTTTCGGATGGCCTAGAAAATTTCAATTGTGTTCTTTTGACATCAGTCCAAACGCATGTCAAACACAGTATCTTCATCTTTATCTTGTACATTCAAAAGTAGCCAAAAAGATAAAAAGATACTTACTATAAAACCCGAAGCTTTCACATCACGGGTTAAAAATACTCGAGCCACCCACATTGAGCGCTATAAGTATGGAAATACTCGTGATCACAGCAAGCCAAATCAACACCGACTCTGCAAAATACATCCACAATCAAATATcacaaaaaataatttataaagaaaaaaaaaacgttgAAAGACAACAAATTGCTACCTCTAGACCCACTCTGAGAATCAGAAACTTCGGGTGCCACAACTGCACCACGCGATCTCTCTTTTAACTCAGAGTTGATAAAATCATTAGAAGATTTAGCATTTGCTGTTTCAGAAGCCACAATGCCTTGAAACTCTTCACTAACAAGTAAAGCTGCTAAAACATCCATGAAAGCTTCTTTACTGGTTCCATTTGATATATCACTCACACGTTGCCCATATGTAAGAGCAGCTTGTTCTAAATCAGACAATTCATCATCCGATGCATCTGTATCTTTTTTTATGGATTCAGtcttttcgtcttcttcatcttcaacgTATGCTTTATATGTTAATCTAAGAAGAATCTCTCCGGCATATCCTTTTCTGAATAGGCCCCACCCTCCTCGAAGGGCTACAATTTTGTCAGTTGGAACCGTGTCTTTTAAAGATCCGAGATCAACCTGGAAACATGTTTAAATTTTAAATGTGCCATGTCAGCAAAAAAGATAATGGTATGACTTATCCATTGATATGATGATCTTATCAACTAATATCATCAAAAAAACTCGATAAAACTTCAGACCCATAATTGCATACGTGAAGTGAAGTGTTAGATTTATGCCAAAAGCAAATATAAATAAACAATGTTCAAATGGtagcataaataaa includes:
- the LOC111909090 gene encoding uncharacterized protein LOC111909090: MQAGEGALSVMGPRPMDLSSITPYSGSGSKQRTSSLLSPIMLLTGHQSGIYTMKFNPSGTVVASGSHDREIFLWHVSGECKNFMVLKGHKNAILDLQWTTDGSQIISASPDKTLRAWDVETGKQIKKMAEHSSFVNSCCPSRRGPPLVVSGSDDGTAKLWDLRQRGAIQTFPDKYQITAVGFSDASDKIYTGGIDNDVKIWDLRRNEVTMTLEGHQNMITGMQLSPDGSYLLTNGMDSTLRIWDMRPYAPQNRCVKIMEGHQHNVEQNLLKCGWSPDGSKVTAGSSDRMVYIWDTTSRRILYKLPGHTGSVNECVFHPTEPIIGSCSSDKQIYLGEI